A single window of Granulicella mallensis MP5ACTX8 DNA harbors:
- a CDS encoding type I polyketide synthase: MIQDHGVAQSILEMIQARAEQQPDRTAFIALEHGEREIDRVSFSELDLRARSVAARLQASSKFGERVLLLYPSGIDFIASFLGCLYAGAVAVPAYPPLKNRFADRLHSIVQDCRPSTILVDSATLHSMERRSNDLSAVGQIPVVAIDRNSPQAAAGWVRPAVDGGTLAFLQYTSGSTGIPKGVMVSHGNILANVRQIASCVAAGEDLVSVSWLPLFHDMGLLGTVLLPLFAGGQTVLMDPAAFMQRPARWLHAITKFGGTACAAPDSAYLLCAQKVSAEEKAHLDLSSWSAALSGSEPVRASTIERFTREFSPCGFNARAMRPVYGMAEATLFIAGQPKDTYPLLQRFNTDQLSHGIAVESADAGAQQLVSCGSTWGEHALKIVDPETRTLCRAGEVGEIWFAGPSVGKGYWRREEESKEVFSAHIEGGHSDENVYLRTGDLGFLNGDDLFITGRLKDLIIVAGRNLYPHDLERTAEDADPALASHAAAAFSVEEDGEERIVLAIEVRREAMRSLDSEATASAIRRALSEEHGASLHAVVFLRPASILRTSSGKVQRRQVRTAYLQGVGLEIIAKWQKLNTVVPEVSSRSERSNLEMWLAARISRLAGIPMQELDPWQPFSTYGLNSSDAITLSGELEEYLGRPFMPTLLYDYPSIALLAQRLNEQPVDEIRAMHGSENEPIAIIGMGCRFPGANNPEAFWQLLKNGQDAVAASPRRVMGLPPTGMLEEVDRFDAELFGINAREAEMMDPQQRLLLEVAWEAIEDSGIAPSSLAGSRTAVMVGISGSDYARLIWQASADISPYATTGNALSIAANRISYVFDLRGPSWSVDTACSSSLVALHQACQALRRGECDTALVGGANLILVPQLSAAFTQAGMLSPDGVCRAFDEKANGYVRGEGVGVVFLKRLSEAIRAGDRIQAVVRGVAVNQDGRSNGLTAPNGPAQQAVIREALREAGVKACDVGMVEAHGTGTRLGDPIELNSLIEVLEENRTQDDLCWLGSVKTNIGHLEAAAGIAGLIKATLALRHQEVPPHLHFTSMNPYIAIADKPFHVPQDVMRWKAGTAGRIAGISSFGFGGTNAHAILAEGPVRSERAVVQQHRANLLAFAARTPEALGKIADSYAEFLKKHPETQLEDFAYTVNRSRSFLAHRQAIIFSSREELLTKLAHREKPRATSVRRRIVFHFCGEYGAGETAHELATMLPAFRKLLGSEPGELETRAISVSDVQSVLAQLWVRFGVRPQAISWEGIGKEAALVFATSLDESVLFLESSEMCQEADWVLPISPSAACWTSILDQLADFYLNGGNVDWAVLASNIQPQQLGLPTYPFERNRYWIEAFTQEHSLPGNVKADEHSDAVLYRRHWELLKSTPGPRSASVGHWLILADSGGVGAQLAMELSRKGNTCSLISEVEVEKLSLNDQTLQGVVHLGSLDLEPTDMAGRSKVSSSVLALVRMLKGNLASGSKTHLWLVTAGAMPILEQDVPAVSQAALWGLGQAIEAEHPELWGGLLDVDPARPSACLLDAIEGRFGEARLALRDGQRYAAKILHDHQPMESNLPPGFEENATYLITGGVGGLGTRLTKWLLERGAGNVALLGRTVPQQSVNEKTRFFRCDLANTDETMAVVREIENSMPPLKGIFHLAGTLDDGLLLAQDGERFYRSGAGKAEGAWNLHLASRDIALDHFVLFSSMASLVTLPGQGSYAAANFVLDTLAHHRRATGKPALSVNWGPWADLGMAATEYGRAAVERMSSFGVAALPADVALTMLGQLMSSGAIQIGVTQLASAKLSRKSVSAITSSQLAGLPTERHEGLDRDTEFVIALRSCASVDRFDWLAARLLEIFSETLRLPNVEAITSTQSFLEMGGDSILALELTNRLSSTLGRTLPGTLLFTFPTIAALTDHLLRELTMDLGTADIEEDSRDLNEEELTELIAKEIGGK, encoded by the coding sequence ATGATTCAAGATCATGGTGTAGCTCAAAGTATTCTGGAAATGATTCAGGCTCGCGCAGAACAACAGCCCGATCGAACAGCATTCATTGCTCTAGAACACGGAGAGCGCGAGATCGACCGAGTCTCATTCAGCGAGTTGGATTTGCGAGCGCGTTCCGTCGCGGCACGGCTACAGGCAAGCAGTAAATTCGGGGAGAGGGTGCTTCTGCTCTATCCTTCCGGGATTGACTTTATCGCTTCATTTCTCGGTTGCTTATATGCCGGAGCGGTAGCAGTGCCAGCGTACCCTCCCTTGAAGAATCGCTTTGCTGACCGGCTGCATTCTATTGTGCAGGATTGCAGGCCATCGACAATACTTGTGGACAGCGCAACGCTTCACTCTATGGAGCGTCGTAGCAACGATCTTTCTGCAGTGGGACAGATTCCAGTTGTCGCAATAGATCGCAATAGCCCACAGGCTGCAGCTGGCTGGGTACGGCCCGCAGTGGATGGCGGGACCCTAGCATTCCTGCAGTACACTTCCGGATCGACTGGCATTCCCAAGGGAGTAATGGTCAGCCACGGCAACATTTTGGCAAACGTCAGGCAGATTGCTTCTTGCGTGGCGGCCGGAGAGGACTTGGTTAGTGTCAGTTGGCTGCCGCTCTTCCACGATATGGGTTTGTTGGGCACCGTTCTTCTACCGCTTTTTGCCGGCGGCCAGACGGTGCTGATGGATCCTGCAGCTTTTATGCAGAGACCGGCTCGCTGGCTTCATGCCATTACGAAGTTTGGAGGCACAGCTTGTGCGGCGCCGGACTCGGCCTATCTGCTTTGTGCGCAAAAAGTGAGTGCTGAGGAGAAGGCGCACTTAGACCTCAGTAGTTGGAGCGCGGCTTTGAGTGGTTCTGAGCCCGTTCGTGCTTCTACCATTGAGCGATTTACGCGGGAGTTTTCCCCCTGTGGCTTTAACGCCAGAGCGATGCGACCTGTTTATGGAATGGCCGAAGCCACACTGTTCATTGCAGGTCAACCCAAGGATACGTATCCTCTCCTGCAGCGATTCAATACCGATCAGCTTAGTCATGGAATAGCCGTAGAGTCGGCTGATGCCGGTGCACAACAGTTAGTGTCTTGCGGTTCGACCTGGGGAGAGCACGCGCTGAAGATTGTCGATCCTGAGACTCGTACTCTCTGCCGTGCAGGAGAAGTTGGTGAGATCTGGTTTGCTGGTCCAAGCGTCGGCAAGGGATATTGGAGACGTGAGGAAGAGTCCAAGGAGGTTTTCAGCGCGCATATCGAGGGAGGTCATTCAGACGAAAACGTCTATCTTCGCACCGGTGATCTTGGTTTTCTCAATGGCGATGATCTCTTTATAACCGGCAGGCTTAAAGACCTGATTATTGTTGCGGGCAGGAATCTCTATCCCCACGATTTGGAGCGCACTGCGGAGGACGCCGATCCAGCGCTTGCGTCACATGCTGCAGCAGCCTTCTCTGTAGAGGAGGACGGAGAAGAGCGCATCGTGCTGGCTATAGAGGTGCGCCGCGAGGCCATGCGATCGCTCGATTCTGAGGCCACGGCATCCGCTATCCGCCGCGCTTTGTCCGAAGAGCATGGCGCCTCGCTACATGCCGTGGTTTTTCTACGGCCAGCCAGCATTCTTCGCACTTCGAGCGGAAAGGTTCAGAGACGCCAAGTTCGCACCGCATATCTCCAGGGCGTGGGACTGGAGATTATTGCGAAATGGCAAAAGCTGAACACTGTGGTACCGGAAGTTTCGAGCCGATCCGAAAGGAGCAATCTGGAAATGTGGCTGGCAGCGCGCATTTCGCGCCTGGCAGGTATTCCGATGCAGGAGCTTGATCCTTGGCAACCATTCAGCACGTACGGCCTGAACTCGAGTGATGCGATTACCTTGTCGGGCGAATTGGAGGAGTACCTTGGACGCCCGTTTATGCCAACTCTTCTCTATGACTATCCGAGCATTGCGCTCCTGGCGCAGCGACTCAACGAGCAGCCTGTAGATGAAATACGTGCCATGCATGGCAGTGAGAATGAGCCAATCGCAATCATCGGCATGGGATGCCGTTTTCCTGGTGCAAACAATCCAGAGGCGTTCTGGCAGTTGTTGAAGAATGGTCAGGATGCGGTCGCTGCTTCTCCTCGTCGCGTAATGGGCCTTCCTCCGACGGGCATGCTCGAAGAGGTCGACCGTTTTGACGCAGAGCTATTCGGTATCAATGCCCGCGAAGCGGAGATGATGGATCCGCAGCAGCGTTTGCTACTTGAAGTGGCTTGGGAGGCAATAGAAGATAGCGGAATTGCGCCGTCCAGCCTGGCAGGCAGCCGCACTGCAGTTATGGTGGGCATCAGTGGTTCTGATTATGCTCGGTTGATATGGCAGGCGTCGGCCGATATCAGCCCATATGCGACAACGGGCAATGCACTCAGTATTGCAGCTAACCGCATCTCCTATGTTTTTGATCTCCGCGGGCCAAGCTGGAGTGTTGATACCGCGTGTTCCTCCTCTCTGGTTGCGTTGCACCAAGCCTGCCAGGCGCTCCGGCGTGGGGAATGTGACACGGCACTGGTGGGCGGAGCGAATCTTATTCTTGTGCCGCAACTCAGTGCTGCGTTTACTCAGGCAGGCATGCTTTCACCCGATGGGGTGTGCAGGGCTTTCGATGAGAAGGCCAATGGTTATGTGCGTGGGGAAGGCGTAGGCGTCGTGTTTTTGAAACGCCTTTCTGAAGCTATCCGTGCTGGAGATCGCATTCAGGCTGTGGTACGAGGCGTGGCTGTGAATCAGGACGGCCGCAGCAATGGCTTAACCGCTCCGAACGGGCCGGCACAGCAGGCGGTGATCCGAGAGGCATTGCGAGAGGCTGGAGTAAAAGCTTGCGATGTCGGCATGGTTGAGGCGCATGGTACAGGTACACGACTAGGCGACCCGATCGAGCTGAACTCTCTGATCGAAGTCCTTGAAGAAAATCGCACTCAGGATGATCTTTGTTGGTTGGGATCGGTGAAGACAAATATCGGCCATTTAGAGGCTGCGGCTGGCATCGCCGGTCTCATCAAAGCCACTCTCGCACTCAGACATCAAGAAGTGCCCCCCCACCTTCACTTCACCTCTATGAATCCTTATATTGCGATAGCAGATAAGCCGTTTCATGTGCCCCAGGATGTCATGCGCTGGAAGGCTGGGACGGCAGGGCGGATCGCTGGAATAAGTTCATTTGGATTTGGAGGAACGAATGCCCATGCGATTCTCGCAGAGGGGCCGGTTCGTTCGGAGAGAGCGGTCGTCCAGCAGCATAGAGCGAACCTGCTGGCTTTCGCGGCGCGAACACCGGAAGCTTTAGGGAAGATCGCGGACTCTTATGCCGAGTTTCTCAAGAAGCATCCTGAAACGCAGCTTGAGGACTTCGCCTATACAGTCAATCGCAGCCGCTCTTTCCTGGCACATCGTCAGGCAATCATATTCTCGAGTCGCGAAGAACTTCTGACGAAGTTGGCGCACAGAGAGAAGCCGAGAGCCACAAGCGTGCGCCGCCGAATTGTGTTTCACTTCTGCGGAGAATATGGCGCCGGAGAGACCGCGCACGAGTTGGCGACTATGCTCCCCGCCTTCCGGAAGTTGCTAGGTTCAGAGCCCGGAGAGCTAGAGACTCGGGCAATTTCAGTTTCAGACGTCCAGTCCGTTCTGGCTCAACTCTGGGTCAGGTTTGGTGTGAGACCACAGGCGATCAGTTGGGAAGGGATTGGGAAGGAGGCAGCGCTGGTCTTCGCCACCTCTCTCGATGAGTCAGTGTTGTTTCTGGAATCGTCCGAGATGTGCCAGGAGGCTGACTGGGTGCTTCCTATCAGCCCGAGCGCGGCCTGTTGGACTTCGATCTTGGATCAACTTGCTGACTTCTATTTGAATGGGGGAAATGTTGACTGGGCGGTGCTCGCTTCCAATATTCAACCACAGCAATTGGGGTTACCGACTTATCCGTTTGAGCGAAATCGTTATTGGATAGAGGCGTTCACGCAAGAGCATTCACTGCCAGGCAATGTAAAAGCTGATGAACATTCGGATGCAGTGCTCTATCGTCGCCACTGGGAGTTACTGAAAAGCACGCCGGGCCCGCGGTCGGCAAGTGTAGGCCATTGGCTGATCCTTGCGGACAGCGGAGGAGTAGGAGCGCAGCTCGCAATGGAGTTGAGTCGGAAGGGAAATACTTGCTCGCTCATCTCCGAAGTAGAGGTAGAAAAGCTGTCGCTGAATGACCAGACTCTGCAGGGCGTCGTTCATTTGGGGAGCCTCGATCTGGAGCCGACTGATATGGCGGGTCGCTCTAAGGTCAGTTCCAGCGTCCTCGCGCTCGTTCGAATGCTTAAAGGAAACCTAGCTAGTGGCAGCAAAACCCATTTGTGGCTCGTTACTGCCGGGGCGATGCCAATCTTAGAACAAGACGTACCCGCAGTCTCACAGGCTGCACTCTGGGGATTAGGCCAGGCAATTGAGGCAGAGCATCCGGAGTTATGGGGGGGGCTACTGGATGTAGATCCCGCCAGACCCAGTGCTTGTTTGCTAGATGCGATCGAGGGGAGATTCGGTGAAGCTAGGCTCGCCTTGCGGGACGGCCAGCGCTATGCGGCCAAGATCCTTCACGACCATCAGCCCATGGAAAGTAATCTGCCGCCCGGCTTTGAGGAGAATGCAACATACCTGATCACCGGCGGCGTGGGTGGTCTTGGCACACGCCTGACAAAGTGGCTTCTGGAGAGGGGAGCGGGCAATGTTGCGCTTCTCGGTCGGACCGTCCCGCAGCAGTCAGTCAATGAGAAGACGCGCTTCTTCCGCTGTGACCTGGCGAATACAGATGAAACGATGGCGGTGGTTCGGGAAATTGAGAATTCAATGCCGCCGTTGAAGGGGATCTTTCATCTCGCCGGTACGCTTGACGATGGGCTTCTTTTGGCTCAAGACGGTGAACGTTTTTATCGTAGCGGTGCTGGAAAAGCAGAAGGCGCATGGAACCTGCATCTGGCGAGCCGTGACATAGCGCTTGATCACTTTGTGCTGTTCTCTTCCATGGCATCGCTGGTGACCCTGCCGGGCCAGGGGAGCTATGCCGCTGCTAACTTCGTGCTTGATACCCTCGCGCATCATCGTAGGGCGACAGGCAAGCCCGCACTGAGTGTGAACTGGGGGCCATGGGCCGATCTGGGTATGGCAGCCACAGAGTATGGAAGGGCTGCAGTCGAGCGTATGTCGTCGTTCGGCGTTGCAGCACTGCCTGCGGACGTGGCGTTGACCATGCTCGGGCAGTTGATGAGCTCTGGAGCGATTCAAATCGGTGTCACTCAACTAGCCTCCGCAAAACTATCCAGAAAGAGCGTGTCGGCAATTACCTCGTCACAGCTTGCCGGATTACCGACAGAGCGGCACGAAGGTCTGGACCGAGATACGGAATTTGTAATCGCTCTGCGCTCCTGCGCCTCAGTCGACCGTTTTGACTGGCTTGCAGCAAGACTGCTGGAGATCTTCTCAGAAACCCTGCGCCTACCGAACGTGGAAGCTATCACATCGACACAGTCATTTTTAGAAATGGGGGGCGATTCAATTTTGGCGCTTGAACTAACCAACCGGCTTTCCTCGACATTGGGCCGCACCCTACCCGGCACACTTCTCTTCACTTTCCCCACGATCGCGGCTCTGACGGATCATCTGCTTCGCGAACTCACCATGGACCTGGGGACAGCCGATATCGAGGAAGATTCTCGAGACCTGAATGAAGAAGAGCTTACAGAGTTAATTGCAAAGGAGATTGGCGGCAAATGA
- a CDS encoding LLM class flavin-dependent oxidoreductase: protein MTSGNHNSLRVFTVIPRTPDSLRHTQDSLALAQWSDANSCCGMLLFTGTSTPVEPWVLAQSIIATSKHLEPIIAVNPAHMHPFMVARMITSIAQIYQRKVHLNLIAGTSIGELSALGDTTKHEDRYRRLNEYSEILLSLISSKRPVSSKGDFYQVNKLQLLPAVPQKLMPGLFVAGHSVFAAQIADRIAASRMRMLPVQFDELKGVPAALHFGVVTRDSWNAARDAAIELFPYDDLGPEMLDVSVQNTDATWKRGLHAELKRGESSVPTVPGVWLHPFRMGQSDCPYLVGDREQVADILVNLAQQGNSTFVIETSVNTRELNELAIVMSMVRSRLT, encoded by the coding sequence ATGACATCAGGTAATCACAATTCTTTGCGCGTCTTTACCGTAATTCCACGAACGCCGGACTCGCTACGTCATACGCAGGATTCTTTGGCGTTAGCACAGTGGAGTGACGCAAACAGCTGTTGCGGCATGTTGTTATTCACCGGCACGAGTACCCCCGTTGAACCGTGGGTCCTTGCGCAGTCAATCATCGCTACATCGAAACACCTCGAACCTATCATTGCGGTCAATCCGGCCCATATGCATCCGTTTATGGTGGCTCGAATGATAACGTCGATTGCGCAAATCTACCAGCGCAAGGTGCATCTTAATTTGATCGCCGGTACTTCGATAGGTGAGCTTTCCGCGCTTGGAGATACGACGAAGCACGAGGACCGTTATCGCAGGCTCAATGAGTATAGTGAGATTCTACTTTCACTTATTTCTAGCAAGCGTCCCGTAAGCTCGAAGGGCGACTTCTATCAGGTAAATAAATTACAGTTGCTGCCAGCTGTGCCGCAGAAGCTGATGCCTGGATTGTTTGTTGCGGGCCATTCTGTATTCGCTGCACAGATCGCAGATCGCATCGCTGCCAGTCGTATGCGCATGTTACCTGTCCAATTTGATGAGTTGAAAGGTGTGCCCGCCGCACTTCACTTCGGTGTTGTGACCAGGGATAGCTGGAATGCTGCCAGGGATGCGGCTATCGAACTGTTCCCTTATGACGATTTAGGGCCTGAGATGCTGGACGTGTCAGTGCAAAACACGGATGCAACCTGGAAGCGCGGCCTTCATGCCGAACTCAAGCGTGGAGAAAGTAGTGTGCCAACCGTTCCGGGGGTATGGCTGCACCCCTTCCGAATGGGGCAGTCCGATTGTCCTTATCTGGTGGGAGACAGGGAGCAGGTTGCTGACATCCTGGTCAATTTGGCTCAACAGGGCAACTCGACCTTTGTTATCGAAACATCTGTTAATACGCGAGAATTGAACGAGTTGGCTATTGTCATGTCGATGGTTCGTTCCAGACTGACTTAG
- the panD gene encoding aspartate 1-decarboxylase has product MQRHMLKSKIHRAFVTHSELHYEGSCAIDEHLLEAANIIENERIDIWNINNGERFSTYAIKGERGSGMISLNGSAARRAQLGDLLIIAAFATVDEVDIEKGWKPQLVFVDDKNQIKGLRDHIPVQDWD; this is encoded by the coding sequence ATGCAACGTCACATGCTAAAGTCAAAAATTCATCGAGCCTTCGTTACGCATAGCGAACTGCATTACGAGGGCTCCTGCGCAATCGATGAACACCTACTGGAAGCCGCAAATATCATTGAAAATGAGCGCATCGATATATGGAACATCAATAACGGTGAACGGTTTTCCACTTATGCTATCAAGGGAGAACGCGGGAGCGGCATGATCTCTCTAAATGGCTCAGCTGCAAGGCGGGCTCAACTCGGAGATCTGCTCATCATTGCAGCATTCGCGACGGTTGATGAGGTAGATATTGAAAAGGGATGGAAGCCTCAGTTGGTTTTTGTGGATGACAAAAACCAAATCAAAGGGCTTCGAGATCATATTCCTGTTCAAGACTGGGATTAG
- a CDS encoding cyclic peptide export ABC transporter, with amino-acid sequence MFAYFIRKMPFRFTLAIIVGVINGVSAVGVIEVISQGAVQRNHLPSLAWTFFGLCFVQIASRISSEILLISLTQDMILDFRVKSSVNLLESEYKKLESIGKPGLTAMLTSDIDMLTQSAHLVPNVIGNGIVIVFSLCYAAFLSLSGCLILLCFLAAGACIYHILERLPRAQMEQVREQTDVLYGNIRAILEGLKELQLSSRRKTYFLDNVFIPSVQRFRSLYSKAMIGYSFAVNIGGMLFIIAIGFLFFLFPFLLKIGPAVSISLSFLLLYLIQPVSNLVGSLPDLRRAEIAMLRLRHLNVDLAAHREQSVDEPSGDIFLSKAGGAEALICFVDVCHQYPSQSDDKTFMLGPLNLSIREGEVVFVVGGNGSGKTTLAMLILGFYEPHSGHIELNGHIVSNSRRVHYRNLFSAVFADFYLFDEVLSGEHDSNMVLAQEYLNKFDLTHKVEIKKNRFSTTKLSTGQRKRMALVSSYLEDRPIYLFDEWAADQDPVFKKVFYTELLPELKKRGKTIIVISHDDQYFNCADRVIKLQDGVIKPLLDSKAS; translated from the coding sequence ATGTTTGCTTATTTTATTAGGAAAATGCCATTTCGATTCACGCTAGCGATTATTGTAGGCGTCATCAATGGCGTCTCTGCAGTGGGCGTGATCGAGGTGATCAGTCAAGGGGCGGTGCAGAGGAATCATTTGCCAAGTCTGGCGTGGACATTTTTCGGACTTTGTTTTGTGCAAATTGCCAGTCGCATATCGTCAGAAATTCTGCTGATCAGCCTAACGCAGGATATGATTCTTGATTTCCGTGTGAAATCATCCGTAAACCTTTTGGAATCAGAATATAAAAAGCTTGAATCGATAGGAAAGCCTGGATTGACTGCGATGCTCACATCGGACATCGATATGCTCACTCAATCTGCACACCTTGTACCAAACGTCATTGGCAACGGTATTGTCATAGTTTTTAGTCTTTGCTATGCCGCTTTTCTATCGTTGAGTGGCTGTTTGATACTCCTTTGCTTTCTGGCGGCAGGAGCCTGTATTTACCATATACTCGAGCGCCTGCCTCGAGCACAAATGGAGCAGGTGCGCGAACAAACAGATGTCCTCTATGGAAATATTCGGGCAATCCTGGAAGGACTCAAGGAGCTTCAACTTAGCTCTCGGAGGAAAACCTACTTTCTCGACAATGTCTTTATCCCTTCCGTCCAAAGGTTCCGTTCCCTCTATTCGAAGGCGATGATAGGGTACTCCTTCGCCGTGAATATTGGAGGGATGTTGTTCATTATCGCCATCGGCTTTCTATTTTTTTTGTTTCCCTTTTTGTTGAAAATTGGACCCGCGGTAAGCATTAGTCTCTCGTTCTTATTGCTTTACCTGATTCAGCCTGTCAGCAATCTTGTCGGATCCTTGCCTGATTTGCGACGGGCTGAAATCGCTATGCTCCGGCTGCGACATCTGAACGTAGACCTCGCAGCGCATCGGGAGCAGAGTGTGGATGAGCCTTCTGGCGACATATTTTTATCAAAGGCTGGCGGGGCGGAAGCGTTGATTTGCTTTGTGGATGTATGTCACCAATATCCAAGTCAATCAGACGATAAGACGTTCATGCTCGGCCCGCTGAACCTGTCAATTCGCGAGGGTGAAGTGGTCTTCGTTGTCGGTGGTAACGGGAGTGGCAAGACCACGCTCGCTATGTTGATTCTCGGGTTTTACGAGCCACACTCCGGTCATATCGAACTGAATGGCCACATCGTTTCCAACTCGCGAAGGGTACACTACCGAAATTTATTTTCCGCTGTCTTCGCAGATTTTTACCTTTTCGATGAAGTACTGTCTGGCGAACATGATTCGAACATGGTGTTGGCGCAGGAATATCTGAATAAATTCGATCTAACCCATAAAGTTGAGATCAAGAAGAACCGTTTTTCGACTACAAAGCTATCGACGGGACAACGCAAGCGCATGGCTCTTGTCTCGTCTTATCTGGAAGATCGCCCCATCTATCTTTTTGATGAATGGGCTGCAGATCAGGACCCCGTCTTCAAGAAGGTTTTCTATACCGAGCTTTTGCCGGAGCTTAAGAAAAGAGGAAAAACTATTATTGTCATCTCTCATGACGATCAGTATTTCAACTGTGCTGACCGTGTGATCAAACTTCAAGACGGCGTGATTAAGCCATTATTGGACAGTAAGGCCAGCTAA
- a CDS encoding 4'-phosphopantetheinyl transferase family protein yields MGTIVPAGIYCSEQVGRLSGSLLPAEEELLGPRTVDKRRIEFAAGRTCARGALRLLGRPSAPLMQGKRHEPLWPEGIVGSITHCKNYCAAAVAGTKAYATIGIDAEPNEPLPAGTLKLIARPRELAWIASRKEQDVCWDRLLFSIKESIYKVWYPLEKCWLEFDQVEIQVHTGTQTFQAIVLRNAPSCPSLLRGAFLNTGSHLLTCVSVRATVCSH; encoded by the coding sequence ATGGGAACTATTGTTCCCGCAGGAATTTATTGCTCCGAGCAGGTTGGACGTTTGTCGGGAAGCCTGCTTCCAGCAGAGGAAGAACTGCTTGGACCAAGAACAGTGGACAAGCGGCGCATAGAGTTTGCGGCGGGTCGTACATGTGCGAGAGGAGCCCTTCGCTTGCTTGGTAGACCGTCAGCCCCACTCATGCAGGGCAAGCGGCATGAGCCACTATGGCCCGAGGGTATAGTCGGTAGTATCACCCACTGTAAAAACTATTGTGCTGCGGCGGTTGCAGGCACTAAAGCCTATGCCACTATAGGCATTGATGCCGAGCCGAATGAGCCGCTTCCTGCAGGAACCCTCAAACTAATCGCACGCCCGAGGGAACTAGCGTGGATTGCAAGTCGCAAGGAGCAAGATGTCTGCTGGGATCGCTTGTTGTTCAGTATCAAGGAAAGTATCTATAAAGTCTGGTATCCATTAGAGAAATGCTGGCTAGAATTCGATCAGGTAGAAATTCAAGTCCATACTGGAACGCAAACCTTCCAAGCGATCGTGCTTCGCAACGCCCCCTCCTGCCCGAGTCTCCTAAGAGGTGCCTTTCTCAATACCGGTTCACACCTTCTAACTTGTGTCTCAGTGCGTGCCACTGTTTGTAGTCATTAG
- a CDS encoding thioesterase II family protein yields MTNFSLFPPLACSSQRPLLFCIPYAGGSAGAYRDWLSVAPPWLDTYAIELPGRGRLMKEPFVNSLHALAQMIAEAITPFTNRPYAIFGHSMGALLAYEVTAELVSASYPGPVQLFVSGARPPFVPQKDPDISAFHDAALLDHLSQLGGTPEEILRDRSLMQFYLPVLRSDFRLVETYRPHKPHQFQVPLTVLFGEQDQATPKADMRLWQLVTTGDFTSRSYSGGHFFFSNRHVIQDVYSSLKGLEPKSYQPVEKKWRDL; encoded by the coding sequence GTGACAAATTTCTCGCTTTTCCCTCCGCTTGCCTGTTCCTCTCAGCGTCCACTCCTGTTTTGTATCCCATATGCAGGTGGGAGCGCCGGGGCATATCGAGACTGGTTATCTGTGGCTCCTCCTTGGTTGGATACTTACGCTATAGAGTTGCCAGGACGCGGACGCCTCATGAAAGAGCCGTTTGTAAATTCACTCCACGCTCTTGCGCAGATGATCGCGGAGGCAATTACTCCTTTTACCAACAGGCCGTATGCGATCTTTGGACATAGCATGGGTGCCTTGCTCGCATATGAAGTCACGGCAGAATTGGTATCCGCAAGCTATCCAGGGCCTGTCCAGCTTTTTGTCTCGGGAGCACGTCCGCCCTTTGTTCCCCAAAAGGATCCAGATATTAGCGCCTTCCATGATGCCGCGCTCCTCGATCACCTAAGCCAATTAGGTGGCACCCCGGAGGAGATCTTACGGGATAGAAGCCTCATGCAGTTCTATCTGCCTGTTCTCCGCTCGGACTTTCGACTCGTCGAGACGTATAGACCCCACAAGCCGCACCAGTTCCAAGTTCCGCTAACCGTGTTGTTTGGGGAACAAGACCAAGCGACGCCGAAGGCTGACATGCGGTTGTGGCAGCTTGTGACAACTGGAGATTTCACTTCACGTAGCTACTCTGGTGGCCATTTCTTTTTTTCAAATAGGCATGTGATTCAAGATGTATATAGCAGTTTGAAAGGTTTAGAGCCCAAATCATATCAACCAGTGGAGAAAAAATGGCGTGACCTCTAA